Genomic segment of Terriglobia bacterium:
TACGGCCGGATTCCGGGACCTTCCCTGGAGACAGAGCGCCGACGTTATCGTCAGCGGCGTGCGCCGCGGCAGCATAGAAGTCGCTTATCTGGAGGAGAGGCCGCCGGCCGACGAGGGACCCTTTTTGAGAGAAGAGCGCAATCTGATTAATGGAGTGGCGGAAACGCTCGGTGTAACGCTCGCGTTCCAGGGAGCCCAATGGGCCCTTCGGGAACGCGTCAAAGAGCTGACCTGCCTTTACGCCATTGCCGCGCTGGCACAGCGTCCCGAGATCCCCCTCCCCCGGCTGCTGCGGGAGATCGCATCCCTTCTGCCCCCGGCGTTCCAATATCCGGAGATCACACAGGCGCGAATTGTCATAGATGAGGAGTCTCATGCAACGCCCGGCTTCAGGGAGGATGGCGCCGCCCTTGCCGGCGAGATCTTCATCGGCGAACAGTACCGGGGAAGAGTCCAGGTCGTTTATACTGACGTTTGCCCCCAGGCGGACGAGGGCCCTTTCCTGAAGGAGGAACGCAGCCTTATTGATGAAGTCGCCATACAGACGGGTTTGATCCTGGAACGCCGGGAGAACGAGGAGGAAAAGAACCGGCTCCAGGAGCAGCTTCGCCATGCGGACCGCCTGGCAACAATTGGCCAGTTGGCCGCCGGCGCCGCGCACGAGTTAAACGAGCCGCTCGGGAGCGTGCTGGGCTTCGCGCAGCTTGCGAAGGACTGCCCTGGCATGCCCGCTCAGGCCGAGCAGGATCTTGACAAGATCGTCAACGCAGCCCTGCATGCCCGCGAAGTCATCAAGAAGCTGATGATTTTTTCCCGGCAGATGCCGACGCGCACAGCACCCTGCAACCTCAACAACCTTGTGCGCGACGGTCTTCTCTTCCTGGAATCGCGCTGCGTCCGGGAGGGGATCAGTCTGGTGCGCCGGTTGCAGGATGACCTCCCGGAGATCATCGCGGATTCCTCGCAGCTGCATCAGGTATTGGTTAACCTCGTCGTAAACGCCATCCAGGCGATGCCACGCGGAGGAACTCTGACCATCACAACGCGCGCTCAAGGCGATCATGTTCAGCTGGAGGTGGAAGATACGGGTATCGGCATGAGCGCCGAGGTCCTGAAGCAGCTCTTTATCCCGTTCTTCACCACCAAAGGCATCGGCCAGGGTACCGGTCTCGGGCTGTCGGTGGTCCATGGAATCGTGACCTCGCATAGCGGGAAGATTCACGTGGAGAGCCAGGTCGGCCAGGGGTCGCGGTTCCTGGTCACCCTTCCCGTGAGCGCTGCTTCAAATCCCAAGGAGAACAACTGATATGGCAGCCTCCCCTGCGAAAGAACGTCTCCTCGTCGTCGACGATGCTCTCGACACCAGGGAGGTACTCCAGAGGAATCTGGGTTCGCAAGGATATCAAGTCTTCACCGCGGCCAACGTGGCCGAGGCAGTGCAGATCCTCGATTCCCTGGCCGTCGATCTCGTCATCACGGATTTAAAGATGCCGGGAGCCTCCGGGCTGGACTTGGTACGACACGTCAGGGAAAACCTCAAGGACACCGAGGTCATGATGATCACCGGTTATCCCACTATTGAGGGGGCGGTCACGGCGGTCAAGAGCGGCGCCGAAGACTATCTGTCCAAGCCCTTTACGCAGGAGGAGCTGCTTTTGACCGTGCGGCGGGCTCTGGACAAGCTTCACGTCAGGCGCCTGGCGCGGGACACGGGAGAACAGGCCGCTCCTTCCTCGGGGCTGATCGGAAAGTCGGAGCCGATGCGCAAAGTGTCCGATTCCATTCTTAAGGCCGCCGGCACTACGGCGACCATTCTGATCACGGGCGAAAGCGGTACCGGCAAGGAGCTTGTGGCGCGGGCCATCCATTACCGCAGCTCCAGGGCCGCATCACCCTTCGTGGCTGTAAATTGCGGAGGTATCCCTCAGGAACTTCTCGAGAGCGAACTGTTCGGACATCTAAAGGGTGCATTTACCGGCGCCATCGAAACGCGCGCCGGCTTTTTCCAAACCGCCGAGGGGGGCACGATCTTTCTCGACGAAATCAGCGAAATGCCCCTCCCCATGCAGGTGAAACTGTTGCGCGTGCTCCAGGACCGGGAGGTGCGCATGGTCGGCTCGACGCGTGCGAAGACGGTCGATGTGCGGATTCTAGCCGCGACCAATAAGGATCTGGCCGGGCTTGTAGGCAAGGGGGTCTTCCGCGAAGACCTCTTCTATCGCATCAACGTCATCACGATTGCCCTTCCCCCACTGCGGTCCCGGGGTGACGACGTTCTGATCCTTACCCAACATTTTGTCAAAAAGTTC
This window contains:
- a CDS encoding sigma-54 dependent transcriptional regulator — translated: MAASPAKERLLVVDDALDTREVLQRNLGSQGYQVFTAANVAEAVQILDSLAVDLVITDLKMPGASGLDLVRHVRENLKDTEVMMITGYPTIEGAVTAVKSGAEDYLSKPFTQEELLLTVRRALDKLHVRRLARDTGEQAAPSSGLIGKSEPMRKVSDSILKAAGTTATILITGESGTGKELVARAIHYRSSRAASPFVAVNCGGIPQELLESELFGHLKGAFTGAIETRAGFFQTAEGGTIFLDEISEMPLPMQVKLLRVLQDREVRMVGSTRAKTVDVRILAATNKDLAGLVGKGVFREDLFYRINVITIALPPLRSRGDDVLILTQHFVKKFSQEFGKPVQQISERALNVLKNYLWPGNVRELENIIQRLVVMTDGDIIDVPDLPPLMRFSALREVGLRRTLAEVEAEYVQNVLSSVGGNKSRAAEILGIDRKTLRKRLQESARNSQ